From Candidatus Obscuribacterales bacterium, a single genomic window includes:
- a CDS encoding pitrilysin family protein yields MQRLKRWRTGTAPQAWQASLQRRLMRYGVVMGLTIAVLVLGFGRSPAFADTPRHYTELEFAPLPEIQVPNYTRVELDNGIKVFLLEDHELPLVSGMAIFGTGDRLEPGDQVGLADLTGEVMRSGGTLNHPADELNQILEQDAASIETGIGGASGSASFDTLTKDAGEVLQLFAEVIRQPAFPQEKIDLAKSQREGGIARRNDDPDSILGREFSKLIYGEDSPYARTMEYSTLDNIAREDMVAFYDRYIQPNNMMLGIVGDFETREMRSLIEETFGDWQATQPTPTLELPPVEQAQTGGLFVVDQPQLTQSNIRIGHLGGLLNDPNYASLSVMNEVMNGLGGRLVNEVRSRQGLAYVVYAFWSARYDYPGIFVAGGQTRSEATVPFIQSVKAEIETLRTSSITEDELTRAQDSVLNSFVFSFERPSQILSRVMNYEYYGYPEDFIFQYQQAIADTTMEDVLNAARTYLDPSKLVTLVVGNIAEINPPLSDLGMEITPIDVTIPPRG; encoded by the coding sequence ATGCAGCGGTTAAAGAGATGGCGAACCGGAACCGCCCCCCAGGCTTGGCAGGCTAGTCTGCAGCGCAGGCTGATGCGCTATGGCGTGGTCATGGGGCTGACCATAGCGGTACTTGTGCTAGGCTTTGGGCGATCGCCCGCCTTTGCTGATACGCCCCGGCATTACACCGAACTAGAGTTTGCGCCTCTCCCAGAAATTCAAGTACCCAACTATACGCGGGTGGAGCTTGACAATGGCATTAAAGTCTTTTTGCTGGAAGACCACGAACTGCCGCTGGTGAGCGGCATGGCTATTTTTGGCACCGGCGATCGCTTGGAGCCAGGAGATCAGGTGGGGTTGGCAGATCTGACCGGTGAGGTGATGCGCAGCGGCGGCACCCTCAATCATCCGGCCGATGAGCTTAACCAGATTCTTGAGCAGGATGCTGCCTCCATCGAAACAGGGATTGGCGGGGCCTCGGGGTCGGCTAGCTTTGATACGCTCACCAAAGATGCTGGCGAGGTGCTGCAACTGTTTGCTGAGGTGATTCGCCAGCCAGCGTTCCCCCAGGAAAAAATTGACCTGGCTAAATCCCAGCGCGAAGGGGGAATTGCCCGCCGTAATGATGATCCAGATAGCATTTTGGGCCGGGAGTTTAGCAAGCTGATCTATGGCGAGGATAGCCCCTACGCCCGCACCATGGAATACAGCACCCTCGACAATATTGCCCGCGAGGATATGGTGGCGTTTTACGATCGCTATATTCAACCCAACAACATGATGCTGGGAATTGTGGGCGATTTTGAGACCCGCGAGATGCGATCGCTGATTGAGGAAACCTTTGGCGATTGGCAAGCAACCCAGCCAACTCCTACGCTGGAGCTGCCGCCCGTGGAGCAGGCCCAGACAGGAGGCCTCTTTGTGGTGGATCAACCCCAACTCACCCAAAGTAATATTCGCATTGGTCACCTAGGTGGCCTGTTGAACGACCCTAACTACGCCAGTCTCTCGGTGATGAACGAGGTGATGAACGGCTTGGGTGGACGGCTGGTCAACGAGGTGCGATCGCGGCAGGGCTTGGCCTATGTGGTCTATGCCTTCTGGTCAGCGCGTTATGACTATCCGGGGATCTTTGTAGCGGGTGGACAAACGCGATCGGAAGCCACGGTGCCCTTTATTCAATCGGTGAAAGCCGAAATTGAAACCCTGCGAACCAGTTCAATTACCGAAGACGAGTTGACCAGAGCCCAAGACTCGGTACTCAATTCCTTTGTCTTCAGCTTTGAGCGCCCCAGCCAAATCCTCTCGCGGGTGATGAATTACGAATACTATGGCTACCCGGAAGACTTTATCTTCCAGTATCAGCAAGCGATCGCTGATACCACCATGGAGGATGTCCTCAACGCCGCCCGCACCTACTTAGATCCCAGTAAGTTGGTGACCTTGGTGGTGGGTAATATTGCAGAGATTAACCCGCCTCTCAGTGACCTAGGCATGGAGATCACACCCATTGATGTGACCATTCCCCCCCGAGGCTAG
- the menB gene encoding 1,4-dihydroxy-2-naphthoyl-CoA synthase, with the protein MQIDWQTAKTYDDILYHKMDGIAKITINRPHKRNAFRPKTVFELYDAFVDAREDSTIGVVLLTGAGPHTDGKYAFCSGGDQSVRGTAGYEDEAGVPRLNVLDLQRLMRSMPKVVIALVAGYAIGGGHVLHILCDLTIAADNAIFGQTGPKVGSFDGGFGASYLARIVGQKKAREIWFLCRQYNAQQAMDMGLVNHVVPVEQLEAEGVQWAQEILQKSPIAIRCLKAALNADCDGQAGLQELAGNATMLYYMTEEGSEGKQAFLDKRSPDFRQYPWRP; encoded by the coding sequence ATGCAGATTGATTGGCAAACGGCTAAAACCTACGACGACATTCTCTATCACAAGATGGATGGCATTGCCAAAATCACCATCAACCGTCCCCATAAACGCAATGCCTTTCGCCCCAAAACGGTGTTTGAGCTCTACGATGCCTTTGTCGATGCCCGAGAGGATTCAACCATTGGTGTCGTGCTGCTCACGGGAGCTGGTCCCCACACCGACGGCAAGTATGCCTTTTGTTCCGGTGGCGATCAAAGTGTGCGGGGCACAGCGGGTTACGAAGATGAGGCGGGGGTGCCCCGTCTCAATGTGCTGGACCTACAGCGCTTGATGCGTTCCATGCCCAAGGTGGTGATTGCCCTGGTGGCTGGCTATGCCATCGGTGGTGGTCATGTGCTGCATATCCTCTGTGATCTGACGATCGCTGCTGATAACGCGATCTTTGGGCAAACAGGCCCGAAGGTGGGCAGCTTTGACGGCGGCTTTGGGGCCAGCTACCTGGCCAGGATTGTCGGTCAAAAGAAGGCGCGGGAAATTTGGTTTCTCTGCCGTCAGTACAATGCTCAACAGGCTATGGACATGGGTTTGGTGAACCATGTGGTGCCGGTGGAGCAGTTGGAGGCGGAAGGGGTACAGTGGGCCCAGGAAATTTTGCAGAAAAGTCCCATTGCTATTCGCTGTCTGAAGGCGGCCTTGAATGCCGACTGCGATGGTCAAGCTGGCTTGCAGGAACTGGCAGGCAATGCCACCATGCTCTACTACATGACCGAGGAGGGCAGTGAGGGCAAGCAGGCGTTTTTGGATAAGCGATCGCCTGATTTTCGCCAATATCCCTGGCGTCCCTAG
- the menD gene encoding 2-succinyl-5-enolpyruvyl-6-hydroxy-3-cyclohexene-1-carboxylic-acid synthase: MLDFRTTNSLWSSVMAEVLARLGVETAVLCPGSRSTPLTVAFAQHPAIQAIPMLDERSAAFFALGRSRQTRQPTVLVCTSGTAGANFYPAVIEAREGRVPLLIITSDRPPELRDCNAGQTIDQQKLYGSYPNWYSELAIPSTEPALLAYLRQTLIYAWERSRYPVAGPVHLNQPFRDPLAPIPQADVLALAKQWDEPQFFAAITRGTSPPSPTLAPDAIADHVATWGSCDRGVIIAGVDQPDHPRAYCRAIAYLAKTLGFPVLAEGLSPARNHADCNPYLVATYDGILRHPTRAAALAPEVVIRIGEMPTSKVLRQWLDKTQPLQWVIDGGDRNLDPTHGRTHTLRCTLHQAVQSLHLATVGPPDYLHKWLAAAASIRSLIDQHCTATERLVESKLSWLLGRSLPPQTPVVIANSMPVRDVEWFWPLNAQQHQMIFSRGTNGIDGTLSTALGACYGRQGVLITGDLACLHDTNGFLVRHHWQGHLTVIVINNNGGGIFGLLPIAQAEPALFDTFFTTPQSVKFAHLCAAYGIEHQPIKSWEQLVQSLNPLPQSGIRVLELVTDRSIDLHWRQTLWQRMKQ; this comes from the coding sequence ATGTTGGATTTTCGGACAACAAACAGCCTGTGGTCTTCTGTGATGGCGGAGGTGCTAGCTCGATTAGGCGTGGAAACAGCGGTGCTCTGTCCAGGATCACGCTCAACCCCTTTAACGGTGGCTTTTGCTCAGCATCCGGCGATCCAGGCCATTCCTATGTTGGATGAGCGATCAGCAGCTTTTTTTGCCCTCGGGCGATCGCGCCAGACCCGGCAGCCTACGGTGCTGGTCTGCACGTCGGGTACGGCGGGCGCTAACTTTTATCCAGCGGTGATCGAGGCTCGGGAAGGGCGGGTGCCGTTGCTGATCATCACCAGCGATCGCCCCCCAGAACTGCGGGACTGTAATGCGGGGCAAACCATTGACCAGCAAAAACTCTACGGCTCTTATCCTAACTGGTATAGCGAACTGGCGATACCGTCTACAGAACCTGCCTTGTTGGCCTATCTGCGGCAAACCTTGATCTATGCCTGGGAGCGATCGCGCTATCCCGTAGCTGGGCCGGTGCACTTAAATCAACCCTTCCGGGATCCCCTTGCGCCCATTCCCCAAGCCGATGTTCTCGCCCTGGCCAAGCAGTGGGATGAGCCGCAGTTTTTTGCCGCCATCACCCGGGGCACCTCGCCACCCTCGCCCACCCTCGCCCCAGATGCGATCGCTGACCATGTGGCTACCTGGGGTTCCTGCGATCGCGGTGTGATTATTGCCGGAGTTGATCAACCCGACCACCCCCGCGCCTATTGCCGAGCGATCGCCTACCTGGCCAAAACTCTGGGCTTTCCAGTGCTGGCAGAAGGTCTATCCCCAGCCCGCAACCATGCGGACTGCAATCCCTACCTCGTGGCAACCTATGACGGCATTTTGCGCCATCCTACTCGCGCCGCCGCCCTTGCGCCCGAGGTGGTGATTCGGATTGGTGAGATGCCAACCAGTAAGGTGTTGCGTCAGTGGTTGGACAAAACCCAGCCGCTGCAGTGGGTAATTGACGGGGGCGATCGCAACCTTGATCCCACCCACGGCCGCACCCATACCCTGCGCTGCACCCTCCATCAAGCCGTGCAGTCTCTCCACCTGGCCACCGTTGGCCCACCGGATTATCTCCATAAGTGGCTAGCTGCCGCCGCCTCGATCCGATCGCTGATTGATCAGCACTGCACCGCCACCGAACGCTTAGTGGAAAGTAAACTTTCTTGGCTCCTGGGGCGATCGCTGCCACCCCAAACCCCGGTGGTGATTGCCAACAGTATGCCCGTGCGCGATGTGGAATGGTTTTGGCCCCTGAATGCCCAGCAGCATCAGATGATTTTCAGCCGAGGCACCAACGGCATTGACGGCACCCTCTCCACTGCCCTAGGAGCCTGCTATGGCCGCCAGGGTGTGTTGATCACCGGTGATCTGGCCTGCCTGCACGACACCAACGGCTTCCTGGTGCGGCACCATTGGCAAGGGCATTTAACGGTGATTGTGATTAACAACAACGGCGGCGGTATTTTTGGGCTCCTGCCCATTGCTCAAGCCGAGCCCGCCTTGTTCGATACATTTTTCACCACACCCCAATCGGTGAAGTTTGCCCACCTTTGCGCTGCCTACGGCATCGAACATCAGCCCATCAAGTCCTGGGAACAGTTAGTGCAATCGCTCAATCCATTACCTCAGAGCGGTATTCGCGTGTTGGAACTGGTGACCGATCGCTCCATCGATCTGCATTGGCGGCAGACCCTTTGGCAGCGTATGAAGCAATAA
- a CDS encoding isochorismate synthase → MTVTPHSRPRLHTEQDLYQCLLGCQQQSSLEEPAIASLSWEIPSLDPLMALQALALAQQPHFYFENRRQQIAIAAVGSAVAQCSSHPQRFQDARRFMDDCLRRCQTVHAPSLLHFFCSFTFFSQVSPGAPFPGATVFIPAWQVITQGDRTSVTANLSITPQTALRAVTRATWTTLEQVRSLASPVVSLCHRLDAMPGQVLSEETDSSTSLVPFQSSVRAVLGAIARGHLQKVVLAHALDVVSPQPFSVVRSVDNLRRRYPDCYVFSTGNDQGHSFIGASPERLLSVRDRALVVDALAGSSPRGGSSQADAELADRLRHSPKERHEHQVVVDFIAAQLQAAGLTPRYAPEPDLLRLSNIQHLHTPIQARMPNSLHPLTLLANLHPTPAVAGVSREVACQEILRHESFERSLYAAPIGWIDHQGNSEFVVGIRSAWLHGNRARLYAGAGIVAGSNPDRELAEVHLKLQALLQALV, encoded by the coding sequence ATGACCGTAACCCCCCATTCTCGTCCTCGACTGCACACAGAACAAGACCTGTATCAGTGTTTGTTGGGTTGTCAACAGCAGTCAAGTCTGGAGGAGCCTGCGATCGCTAGCCTATCGTGGGAGATCCCGTCGTTGGATCCGCTTATGGCGTTGCAAGCGTTGGCCTTGGCCCAGCAACCCCATTTTTATTTTGAAAACCGGCGGCAGCAGATAGCGATCGCGGCGGTGGGCAGTGCGGTGGCTCAATGCTCTAGCCATCCTCAACGCTTTCAGGATGCCCGACGATTTATGGATGACTGTCTGCGTCGCTGTCAGACCGTCCATGCTCCTAGTCTGCTGCACTTTTTCTGTAGCTTTACCTTTTTTTCCCAAGTGAGTCCGGGGGCTCCTTTTCCGGGAGCAACGGTCTTTATTCCTGCTTGGCAGGTGATCACCCAAGGCGATCGCACTAGCGTCACGGCCAATCTTTCCATTACGCCCCAAACGGCACTACGGGCGGTGACGCGGGCTACTTGGACGACCCTAGAACAGGTGCGATCGCTGGCCTCGCCAGTGGTGTCCCTGTGCCATCGGTTAGACGCCATGCCGGGGCAAGTGCTCTCGGAAGAGACGGATTCCTCTACCTCTCTAGTCCCCTTCCAATCCTCGGTACGAGCAGTGTTAGGGGCGATCGCTCGGGGACATTTGCAAAAAGTGGTGCTGGCCCATGCCTTGGATGTGGTGTCGCCCCAGCCTTTCTCCGTGGTGCGATCGGTAGATAACCTGCGTCGCCGCTATCCCGATTGCTATGTCTTTTCCACCGGCAATGACCAGGGCCATAGCTTTATTGGAGCCAGTCCTGAGCGGTTGCTGAGTGTTCGCGATCGCGCCTTGGTGGTGGATGCCTTGGCAGGATCCTCGCCTCGGGGTGGGTCATCCCAGGCCGATGCCGAACTGGCCGATCGCCTGCGCCATAGCCCCAAGGAACGCCATGAGCATCAGGTGGTGGTGGACTTCATCGCCGCCCAACTGCAGGCCGCTGGGCTTACTCCCCGCTATGCTCCTGAGCCCGATTTGCTGCGGCTGTCCAATATTCAGCATTTACATACCCCCATCCAGGCCCGGATGCCCAACAGTCTGCATCCTCTGACCTTGTTGGCCAATCTGCATCCCACCCCAGCGGTAGCCGGGGTTTCCCGGGAGGTGGCCTGCCAGGAGATTTTGCGTCACGAATCCTTTGAGCGATCGCTCTATGCTGCGCCCATTGGCTGGATTGATCACCAGGGCAACAGTGAATTTGTGGTGGGCATTCGTTCAGCCTGGCTCCATGGCAATCGGGCGCGGCTCTATGCTGGCGCGGGCATTGTGGCTGGGTCAAACCCCGATCGGGAGCTGGCGGAAGTGCATTTGAAGCTGCAGGCATTGCTGCAGGCATTGGTTTAA
- the menA gene encoding 2-carboxy-1,4-naphthoquinone phytyltransferase, with amino-acid sequence MTIQTVRTVRSPHRKQLWMAAIKPPMYSVAIMPIWLGSAIAFAETQRLHLPVFLMFTCSAILILAWENLSNDVFDSETGIDQNKHHSLVNLTRNKSLIFWVGNSCLLAGVLGILAIALWQQDATVLGIVLLCCLLGYSYQGPPLRLGYQGLGEPLCFCCFGPLAVSAAYYSQTQAWSWMSLVASIVLGLSTSLILFCSHFHQVDDDIAAGKRSPIVRLGTERSAQLLPWVVGSLYGLTVIFVFLQLFPLWTLLILLSIPPGWHLCRHVGRYHNHPERVSNCKFIAIKLHFWSGLLLGIGFLL; translated from the coding sequence ATGACGATTCAAACGGTGAGAACGGTGCGATCGCCGCATCGCAAACAACTCTGGATGGCTGCCATCAAGCCCCCCATGTATAGCGTCGCGATTATGCCCATTTGGCTGGGAAGTGCGATCGCCTTTGCCGAAACCCAGCGCCTGCATCTGCCGGTATTCCTCATGTTTACCTGTTCTGCCATCCTCATTCTGGCCTGGGAAAACCTCAGCAATGATGTCTTCGACTCAGAAACCGGCATTGATCAAAATAAACATCATTCGTTAGTCAATTTAACCCGCAATAAATCCTTAATTTTCTGGGTGGGCAATAGCTGTCTGCTGGCTGGCGTGTTGGGCATTCTAGCGATCGCTCTTTGGCAGCAAGATGCGACGGTTCTTGGGATTGTCTTACTCTGCTGCCTGTTGGGCTATTCCTATCAAGGGCCGCCCCTACGCTTGGGCTACCAAGGCTTGGGAGAACCCCTCTGCTTTTGCTGCTTTGGCCCCCTCGCCGTATCCGCCGCCTACTATAGCCAAACCCAAGCCTGGTCGTGGATGAGTCTGGTCGCGTCCATTGTCCTAGGATTAAGCACCAGTTTGATCCTGTTCTGCTCCCACTTCCATCAAGTAGACGATGATATCGCCGCCGGGAAGCGATCGCCCATTGTCCGCCTGGGTACTGAGCGCAGCGCCCAACTCCTGCCTTGGGTAGTGGGTAGCCTTTACGGGCTGACCGTGATCTTTGTGTTCCTACAACTATTCCCCTTGTGGACCTTGTTGATTCTGTTGAGCATCCCCCCCGGCTGGCACCTCTGTCGCCACGTTGGCCGCTATCACAACCATCCTGAGCGGGTTAGCAACTGCAAATTCATTGCCATTAAGCTGCATTTTTGGAGCGGTTTACTGTTAGGCATCGGGTTCTTGCTATGA
- a CDS encoding ABC transporter ATP-binding protein, producing the protein MAAVALQNVHKVYNNVCVVNDLSLTIQPGEIFGLLGPNGAGKSTTIRMLTTLTQPTQGEIVVAGYDVVRQPFWVKQQIGVVLQQISVDVDLTVWENMEFHARMHHIPNSRRQQDISRWLDYVELSDRSQSLVKTLSGGMKRRLQIARALLHQPQILFLDEPTVGLDPQTRRRLWEIIKGLNQQGMTILLTTHYMEEVEYLCDRIGIMDNGKLIEMGTLDELRHKHGLGLLMKQDGDRWDYTFFPTMDEAQVHLAAQVDKTGMMIRPSNLEDIFVDLTGHNLD; encoded by the coding sequence ATGGCTGCAGTTGCCCTACAAAACGTCCACAAAGTCTACAACAATGTCTGTGTCGTCAATGATTTGTCATTGACCATTCAACCCGGCGAGATCTTTGGTCTGCTTGGCCCAAACGGCGCAGGCAAATCCACCACCATTCGCATGTTGACCACCTTAACCCAACCCACTCAGGGAGAAATTGTTGTGGCCGGCTATGATGTGGTGCGCCAGCCCTTTTGGGTGAAGCAACAGATCGGGGTGGTGCTGCAACAAATCAGTGTGGATGTGGATCTGACGGTCTGGGAAAATATGGAATTCCACGCGCGGATGCACCATATCCCCAACTCCCGCCGACAGCAGGATATTAGCCGCTGGCTTGACTATGTTGAATTGAGCGATCGCAGTCAGTCTCTGGTGAAAACCCTATCGGGAGGCATGAAGCGGCGGCTGCAAATTGCCCGCGCCCTGCTCCACCAGCCCCAGATCTTATTCTTAGATGAACCTACGGTTGGGCTCGATCCTCAAACCCGACGCCGGCTTTGGGAAATCATCAAAGGCTTAAATCAACAGGGCATGACCATTCTCCTCACCACCCACTACATGGAAGAGGTGGAATACCTATGCGATCGCATTGGCATTATGGACAATGGCAAGCTGATTGAGATGGGCACCCTCGACGAACTGCGCCACAAGCATGGGCTAGGATTGCTGATGAAGCAGGATGGCGATCGCTGGGACTATACCTTTTTTCCCACCATGGATGAGGCCCAAGTGCATCTGGCAGCGCAGGTTGATAAAACCGGCATGATGATTCGCCCGTCTAACCTAGAAGACATTTTTGTGGATCTCACCGGTCACAACCTAGACTAA
- the scpB gene encoding SMC-Scp complex subunit ScpB, producing the protein MARLASKLEAILYLKGHPLPLSKIADYAGCDRHEVEEGILELMDDYAHRDSALEVVETPEGYALQLRPRFHDLVETLIPLDLGVGALRTLAAIALKGPLSQPELVELRGSGVYQHVPELVDLGLVRKRRKPDERSYWLQITPKFYQYFQVESLPYPFASPPSSDHPSSPESQDPDPDANTANNDELDA; encoded by the coding sequence ATGGCCCGCCTGGCTAGCAAACTTGAAGCGATTCTTTATCTCAAGGGGCATCCACTGCCGCTGAGCAAAATCGCTGACTATGCTGGGTGCGATCGCCACGAGGTGGAAGAGGGTATTCTAGAATTAATGGACGACTACGCCCATCGCGACAGTGCCCTAGAAGTCGTAGAAACACCAGAGGGATACGCGCTGCAGCTACGGCCAAGGTTTCATGACTTGGTGGAGACGTTAATTCCCCTAGATTTGGGTGTGGGAGCCCTACGCACCCTGGCAGCGATCGCCCTCAAAGGTCCCCTGAGTCAGCCTGAGTTGGTGGAATTACGCGGTTCTGGAGTGTATCAACATGTGCCCGAACTCGTCGACTTGGGGTTGGTTCGCAAGCGTCGTAAACCCGATGAACGCTCCTACTGGCTGCAAATTACGCCAAAATTCTATCAATATTTTCAGGTAGAATCCCTGCCCTATCCCTTTGCCAGTCCTCCATCGAGCGATCACCCCTCATCTCCAGAATCCCAGGATCCAGATCCAGACGCCAACACTGCCAACAACGATGAGCTGGATGCGTAA